The Staphylococcus carnosus genome has a segment encoding these proteins:
- a CDS encoding accessory gene regulator AgrB, whose protein sequence is MQKVLERKIDAWAQALQKRNNLDRIAYLKIKLGLEVFFNNLFKTIVVYGLALLFHVFLYTLTVHLSYFAIRHYAHGAHAKSTFACYIESIILFVILPWILIKVDIPQIFMIVLAAVAFILICLYSPAITRKQPIPNHMRKKKKITAIFVAGILLIISFFIKQPFNELVQLGIVLIGAAQLPIFFPKQTKEG, encoded by the coding sequence ATGCAAAAGGTTTTAGAGAGAAAAATTGATGCTTGGGCACAAGCCTTACAAAAAAGAAACAACCTAGACCGAATTGCTTATTTAAAAATCAAATTGGGTTTAGAAGTTTTCTTCAACAATTTGTTCAAAACAATTGTTGTTTATGGACTTGCTCTTCTATTCCATGTTTTCTTATACACTTTAACTGTTCATTTAAGCTATTTCGCTATTCGACACTATGCACATGGTGCACATGCAAAGTCAACTTTTGCATGTTATATAGAAAGTATTATCTTATTTGTGATTCTGCCGTGGATATTAATTAAAGTTGATATACCACAAATTTTTATGATTGTTTTGGCAGCGGTTGCATTTATTTTAATATGTTTGTACTCCCCTGCCATTACGCGTAAACAACCTATACCTAATCATATGAGAAAAAAGAAAAAAATTACGGCCATTTTTGTAGCAGGTATTTTACTCATTATTTCGTTTTTTATAAAACAACCTTTTAATGAGTTAGTACAATTAGGCATCGTTTTAATCGGTGCTGCTCAATTGCCTATATTTTTTCCAAAACAAACGAAAGAAGGATGA
- the mroQ gene encoding intramembrane glutamic endopeptidase MroQ, translating into MSRLWFSILTLIVYACALFGVQGLYSAGVYNGLQGKSLMLATSYTQVGLMIAAAIIVLWMNAHVKNPTYLDNAPDKIKRRYIIPWAIVGLIVVLIYQVIASLINQFVFKVDQPSPNTTGIMRMIQDAPIFIVLVTIAGPLLEEFVFRKVIFGNIFEKLKGNKVIRFIIAATVSSALFATAHNDPSFIIIYFGMGFILSGFYVYSKRIAVPICIHILMNSYVVVIQLLFADKIKEMQESMQTILHFFLI; encoded by the coding sequence ATGTCACGTTTATGGTTTTCAATACTTACCTTAATCGTATATGCATGTGCACTTTTCGGCGTACAAGGGCTTTATAGTGCAGGTGTATATAACGGCTTGCAAGGCAAATCATTAATGCTTGCAACATCTTATACACAAGTCGGATTAATGATTGCAGCTGCAATCATTGTGTTATGGATGAATGCCCATGTAAAAAATCCAACTTACTTAGACAACGCACCTGATAAAATCAAAAGGCGTTATATAATCCCTTGGGCCATTGTAGGTTTGATAGTTGTCTTAATCTATCAGGTCATAGCATCTTTGATTAATCAATTTGTATTCAAGGTAGATCAACCAAGCCCTAATACGACAGGTATTATGCGAATGATTCAAGATGCTCCGATTTTCATTGTTTTAGTGACAATTGCTGGTCCTCTTTTAGAAGAATTTGTATTCCGTAAGGTTATATTCGGTAATATCTTTGAAAAATTAAAAGGAAACAAAGTAATTCGTTTCATTATAGCAGCAACGGTCAGTTCAGCCTTATTTGCTACTGCACACAATGATCCTTCCTTTATTATTATCTACTTCGGAATGGGCTTCATTCTATCTGGTTTTTATGTCTATTCAAAGCGGATAGCTGTACCAATATGTATTCATATCTTGATGAACAGCTACGTTGTTGTTATTCAATTACTATTTGCTGATAAAATCAAAGAGATGCAAGAATCCATGCAAACAATCCTACATTTCTTTCTTATCTAA
- the agrD gene encoding cyclic lactone autoinducer peptide AgrD, with protein MDILNGIFKFFAFIFEQIGNIAKYNPCVGYFDEPEVPSELLDEQK; from the coding sequence ATGGACATTTTAAATGGTATTTTTAAATTTTTCGCTTTTATCTTTGAACAAATCGGTAACATTGCTAAATACAATCCTTGTGTTGGATATTTCGATGAACCAGAAGTACCTAGCGAATTATTAGACGAACAAAAATAA
- a CDS encoding GH32 C-terminal domain-containing protein, translated as MQPWSNEAAYQRIEQTSTEMLSEMKQQVSQSLYTQTFHLQPPFGAAGKPNGMIFYKGKYYISHEWYPFYSKQGLSYGYQYESSDLVHFNTDGSVLKPDSQYDNYGIKGGSTFVYQNNLHFLYTGLGLSREKLLFPYQLLAFINNHHQANKYPKPVVENPPENFLPSLQDPSVFEKNGQYYALFGAQTEEMQGRILVYHADNPLNWQYVKPIKTQLTDFGNVWTSPDYFTLNGYDILMFTAQHEEGSTQAGFLLGHLDFNNFHMNHGDFKLLDEGFGFTSPQTFVDNTGEIVLMGLLEAQGDIELLNQADLAPCLSLPRTLSIEQGKLYQRPYKAYETLRYNEETALGYANKFMRQLHPYEGEQFEMCIDILENEATEIYFELRTSRNNATLITYNTHSRLVTLDCSESGALPQGDFGTKCSVQLAKPLEQLRIFVDSSSIEIFCNDGERVMSSRIFPAKDSTGIRTATESGQVYLKFTKYNLNSIFDLEL; from the coding sequence ATGCAACCATGGTCAAATGAAGCAGCGTATCAACGCATAGAACAAACATCAACTGAAATGTTGTCAGAAATGAAGCAGCAAGTCAGTCAATCATTATATACTCAAACTTTTCATCTCCAACCCCCATTTGGTGCAGCAGGGAAACCAAATGGCATGATTTTCTATAAAGGGAAATATTATATTTCACATGAATGGTATCCTTTTTATTCAAAGCAGGGGCTAAGTTATGGTTATCAATATGAATCATCAGATTTGGTACATTTTAATACAGACGGCAGTGTATTAAAACCAGATTCACAATATGATAATTATGGTATTAAAGGTGGAAGTACTTTCGTTTATCAAAATAATTTGCATTTTCTTTATACAGGACTTGGACTGAGCCGTGAAAAGTTATTGTTTCCGTATCAGTTATTAGCTTTTATCAACAATCATCACCAAGCGAATAAATACCCTAAACCTGTTGTAGAAAATCCGCCAGAAAACTTTTTGCCGAGCTTGCAAGATCCTAGTGTTTTTGAAAAGAATGGTCAATACTATGCATTATTTGGTGCACAAACTGAAGAGATGCAAGGCAGAATTTTAGTTTATCATGCGGACAATCCATTGAATTGGCAATATGTAAAACCCATTAAAACACAACTGACAGATTTTGGAAATGTGTGGACTTCACCTGATTATTTTACTTTAAATGGATATGATATCTTGATGTTTACTGCACAACATGAAGAAGGCTCAACTCAAGCTGGTTTTTTACTAGGACATTTAGATTTTAATAATTTTCATATGAATCATGGTGATTTTAAATTATTGGATGAAGGATTCGGCTTCACATCACCTCAAACTTTTGTGGATAACACAGGTGAGATCGTTTTAATGGGATTGCTTGAAGCACAAGGAGATATTGAACTACTTAATCAAGCTGATTTGGCACCATGTCTATCACTTCCTAGAACATTATCTATTGAACAAGGGAAGTTATATCAGCGTCCATATAAAGCGTATGAAACGTTGAGATATAATGAAGAAACAGCCTTAGGTTATGCTAATAAATTCATGAGACAGCTGCATCCTTATGAAGGGGAGCAGTTTGAAATGTGTATTGATATTCTAGAAAATGAAGCGACTGAAATATATTTTGAATTACGTACATCTAGAAATAATGCGACACTTATTACTTATAATACGCATTCTAGACTAGTAACATTGGATTGTAGTGAAAGCGGGGCATTACCTCAAGGTGATTTTGGAACTAAATGTTCTGTACAACTGGCAAAACCGCTTGAGCAGCTTCGAATATTTGTAGATTCATCAAGTATAGAAATCTTTTGTAATGATGGAGAACGCGTTATGTCTTCACGAATTTTCCCTGCAAAAGATAGTACAGGTATTCGTACAGCAACTGAATCCGGCCAAGTCTATTTGAAGTTTACAAAATATAATTTGAATTCAATCTTTGATTTGGAGCTATAA
- a CDS encoding carbon-nitrogen family hydrolase, whose translation MKIQLFQFNLQPADTKANQNKIESLFSDQLDSDTEIAVIPEMWNNSYALEELHNLADKDLKENLPFIQKLSQKYHVTIVAGSVSNSRNNHVYNTTFTVDKNGELLYQYDKIHLVPMLDEHLFLNGGEKVPYAFQLTPEVKASQIICYDLRFPEIARHPAVNGADILFYVAEWPKARLNHWRTLLQSRAIENDIFVIACNSCGFEKEDGTEYAGHSMVINPNGEIIAEAGEKEEVLTVDIDLSEVETQRKNIPVFENRKPALYQYDN comes from the coding sequence ATGAAAATACAACTTTTCCAATTCAACTTGCAACCTGCAGATACAAAGGCTAACCAAAATAAAATTGAATCTTTGTTTTCAGATCAACTGGACTCAGATACAGAAATTGCAGTCATTCCCGAAATGTGGAATAACAGTTACGCATTAGAAGAACTTCACAACCTTGCAGATAAAGATTTAAAAGAAAACTTGCCTTTTATTCAGAAATTAAGCCAAAAATATCATGTTACAATTGTGGCCGGCTCTGTTTCTAATAGCAGAAATAACCACGTTTATAATACAACTTTTACTGTAGATAAAAACGGAGAACTGCTTTACCAATATGATAAAATCCATCTTGTTCCTATGCTAGATGAGCATTTATTCCTAAATGGAGGAGAAAAAGTGCCGTATGCTTTTCAATTAACACCAGAAGTAAAAGCTTCTCAAATTATTTGTTATGACTTGAGATTTCCAGAAATTGCAAGACACCCTGCTGTTAATGGCGCAGATATTCTCTTTTATGTTGCTGAATGGCCAAAAGCCCGTCTAAATCATTGGAGAACATTATTACAAAGCAGAGCAATTGAAAATGATATCTTCGTAATAGCATGTAATAGCTGTGGTTTTGAAAAAGAAGATGGTACAGAATATGCGGGACATTCAATGGTAATCAATCCAAATGGTGAAATTATAGCTGAAGCTGGTGAGAAAGAAGAAGTACTTACTGTAGACATTGACTTGTCAGAAGTTGAAACACAACGAAAAAATATTCCTGTTTTTGAAAATCGTAAACCTGCTTTATATCAATATGATAATTAA
- the groL gene encoding chaperonin GroEL (60 kDa chaperone family; promotes refolding of misfolded polypeptides especially under stressful conditions; forms two stacked rings of heptamers to form a barrel-shaped 14mer; ends can be capped by GroES; misfolded proteins enter the barrel where they are refolded when GroES binds) — MAKEIKFSEDARQSMLRGVDQLANAVKVTIGPKGRNVVLDKEYGAPLITNDGVTIAKEIELEDPYENMGAKLVQEVANKTNEIAGDGTTTATVLAQAMIQEGLKNVTSGANPVGLRKGIDKAVTEAVKSLHEQSQKVENKNEIAQVGAISAADEEIGQYISEAMDKVGNDGVISIEESNGFNTELEVVEGMQFDRGYQSPYMVTDSEKMEADLERPYILVTDKKISSFQDILPLLEQIVQSNRPILIIADEVEGDALTNIVLNRMRGTFTAVAVKAPGFGDRRKSMLEDIAILTGAQFITDDLGYDLKDATVDMLGTANKVEVTKDNTTIVNGDGDKNSIDARVTQLKSQIEETNSDFDREKLQERLAKLTGGVAVIKVGAASETELKERKLRIEDALNSTRAAVGEGIVAGGGTALVNVYKQVSEIEAEGDVETGINIVLKALEAPVRQIAENAGLEGSIIVEKLKHAEPGIGYNAATDEWVNMLDAGIVDPTKVTRSALQNAASVAAMFLTTEAVVAKLPEENNDAGGPAMGGMSGMM; from the coding sequence ATGGCTAAAGAAATCAAATTTTCTGAAGATGCGCGTCAATCTATGCTTCGTGGAGTGGATCAACTTGCGAATGCAGTTAAAGTTACAATCGGACCAAAAGGGCGAAATGTTGTATTAGATAAAGAATATGGTGCACCCTTAATTACAAATGATGGTGTTACGATTGCAAAAGAAATCGAACTTGAAGATCCATACGAAAATATGGGTGCTAAACTTGTTCAAGAAGTAGCTAATAAAACAAATGAGATTGCTGGTGATGGGACAACTACTGCAACTGTTTTAGCACAAGCAATGATTCAAGAAGGCTTGAAAAACGTAACAAGTGGTGCTAATCCGGTCGGGTTACGTAAAGGTATCGATAAAGCGGTAACTGAAGCGGTTAAATCACTTCACGAACAATCCCAAAAAGTAGAAAATAAAAATGAAATTGCCCAAGTTGGTGCCATTTCAGCAGCTGATGAAGAAATTGGTCAATATATATCTGAAGCAATGGATAAAGTAGGTAACGATGGTGTTATCAGTATCGAAGAATCTAATGGTTTCAATACTGAATTAGAAGTAGTAGAAGGTATGCAGTTTGATCGTGGATATCAATCTCCTTATATGGTAACTGATTCAGAAAAAATGGAAGCGGATTTAGAACGTCCATATATTTTAGTGACTGATAAAAAAATCAGCTCATTCCAAGATATTCTTCCATTATTAGAACAAATTGTTCAATCTAATCGTCCAATCTTAATCATCGCAGATGAAGTAGAAGGTGATGCATTAACTAATATCGTATTAAACCGTATGCGCGGCACATTCACAGCTGTCGCTGTTAAAGCTCCTGGATTCGGAGATCGCCGTAAATCAATGTTAGAAGATATTGCAATTTTAACAGGTGCACAATTCATCACAGATGATTTAGGTTATGATTTAAAAGATGCTACTGTAGATATGTTAGGTACTGCGAATAAAGTAGAAGTTACTAAAGACAATACTACAATCGTTAATGGTGATGGAGATAAAAATTCAATTGATGCACGTGTTACACAATTGAAATCACAAATTGAAGAAACAAATTCAGATTTCGACCGTGAAAAATTACAAGAACGCTTAGCTAAATTAACAGGTGGCGTTGCTGTTATTAAAGTTGGTGCAGCAAGTGAAACTGAGTTAAAAGAACGTAAATTACGTATCGAAGATGCATTAAACTCAACACGTGCAGCTGTTGGAGAAGGTATAGTAGCTGGTGGTGGTACTGCTCTAGTGAATGTATATAAACAAGTTTCAGAAATCGAAGCAGAAGGCGATGTTGAAACAGGTATTAATATTGTGTTGAAAGCACTAGAAGCTCCAGTTCGTCAAATTGCTGAAAACGCTGGCTTAGAAGGTTCAATCATTGTTGAAAAACTTAAACATGCAGAACCAGGTATCGGTTACAATGCAGCTACTGATGAATGGGTAAATATGTTAGATGCAGGTATTGTAGATCCTACTAAAGTAACACGTTCAGCATTACAAAACGCAGCAAGCGTTGCAGCAATGTTCTTAACTACAGAAGCAGTAGTTGCCAAATTACCTGAAGAAAATAATGATGCAGGCGGTCCAGCAATGGGCGGAATGTCGGGTATGATGTAA
- the groES gene encoding co-chaperone GroES: protein MLKPLGNRVIIKRVESEQTTKSGIVLTEKAKEKSNEGKVIAVGPGRLLDNGERVTPEVKEGDTVVFEQYAGSEVQVGEDKYLVISEEEVLAIVQ from the coding sequence ATGCTAAAACCATTAGGAAATCGTGTGATTATTAAAAGAGTCGAAAGTGAACAAACAACTAAGAGTGGCATTGTGTTAACTGAAAAGGCTAAAGAAAAGTCTAATGAAGGTAAAGTTATCGCAGTCGGACCTGGTAGATTACTAGATAATGGTGAGCGTGTAACTCCAGAAGTAAAAGAAGGAGACACTGTTGTTTTTGAACAATATGCTGGCAGTGAAGTGCAAGTAGGAGAAGACAAATATCTTGTAATCAGCGAAGAAGAAGTTCTTGCGATTGTGCAATAA
- a CDS encoding delta-lysin family phenol-soluble modulin (Members of this family are produced with retention of the N-formyl-methionine at the N-terminus.), which yields MAGDIVGTIGDFVKLIIETVNKFTNK from the coding sequence ATGGCAGGCGATATCGTAGGTACAATCGGTGACTTCGTTAAATTAATCATCGAAACTGTAAACAAATTCACTAACAAATAA
- the agrA gene encoding quorum-sensing response regulator AgrA yields MKIIICEDDQQQRAHIEEIINNYTMIEEKPLEIALSTNDPYEVIEYAKNTNDICCYFLDIQLDADINGIKLGSELRKFDTVGNIVFVTSYSELTYLTFVYKVAAMDFIFKDDPSEMKSRIIDCIETALTRLQLLSKESNVETIELKRGSNSVYVNYDDVMFFESSTKSHRLIAHLDNRQIEFYGSLKELSNIDERFFRCHNSFVINLNNIEEVISKEREIHFKNGEHCYVSVRNLKKI; encoded by the coding sequence ATGAAAATTATTATTTGTGAAGACGACCAGCAACAACGCGCACATATCGAAGAAATTATCAATAACTATACAATGATTGAAGAAAAGCCATTAGAAATTGCTCTCTCAACTAATGATCCATATGAAGTAATTGAATACGCTAAAAATACAAATGACATTTGTTGTTACTTCTTAGATATTCAACTTGACGCAGATATAAATGGGATTAAACTCGGTAGTGAGTTACGTAAATTTGATACGGTTGGGAATATTGTTTTTGTGACAAGTTATAGCGAATTGACTTACTTAACTTTTGTTTATAAAGTAGCAGCAATGGATTTTATCTTTAAAGATGATCCTAGCGAAATGAAATCACGGATTATTGATTGCATTGAAACAGCACTTACACGTTTGCAGCTATTATCTAAAGAAAGCAACGTTGAAACAATCGAACTTAAAAGAGGCAGTAATTCTGTCTATGTTAATTACGATGATGTAATGTTTTTCGAATCATCCACTAAATCTCATAGATTGATTGCACATTTAGATAATCGTCAAATTGAGTTTTATGGAAGTTTGAAAGAACTCAGTAATATTGATGAACGCTTCTTCCGTTGTCACAACAGCTTTGTAATCAACCTCAATAATATCGAAGAAGTGATTTCAAAAGAACGTGAAATTCACTTTAAAAACGGCGAACATTGCTATGTCTCTGTCCGTAACCTTAAAAAAATATAA
- a CDS encoding sulfurtransferase TusA family protein codes for MLYELGTVGMVCPFPLIEAQKKMETLNIGDELKIDFDCTQATEAIPNWAAEKNYPVTNYEQIGDASWTITVQKA; via the coding sequence ATGTTATATGAATTGGGAACAGTAGGTATGGTATGTCCTTTTCCATTAATTGAAGCACAGAAAAAAATGGAAACGTTAAATATCGGTGATGAACTAAAAATCGACTTTGACTGCACGCAAGCAACAGAAGCTATTCCAAACTGGGCTGCAGAAAAAAATTATCCAGTTACTAATTATGAACAAATCGGCGATGCATCTTGGACAATTACAGTTCAAAAAGCATAA
- a CDS encoding redox-sensing transcriptional repressor Rex: MSNQKNNIPRATLKRLPLYYRLVNQLHEKGIDRVNSKTISEALDIDSASIRRDFSYFGELGKKGYGYNVESLLEFFKSKISESDTIKIGLVGVGNLGKALLSYNFSIHDEMVITEAFDIRDDIVGTKVGKVIVNKMEDLQSILKSAELDVVILTTPGSAAQEAADQIVDSGVKGILNFTPTRINVPDDVSVHQIDLGIELQSLLFFMNNLRNSN, translated from the coding sequence TTGAGTAATCAAAAAAATAATATTCCTCGTGCGACCTTAAAACGTTTGCCGCTTTATTACAGACTTGTCAATCAGCTTCACGAAAAAGGAATTGACCGAGTTAATTCTAAAACAATCAGTGAAGCGTTAGATATTGATTCTGCTTCAATTAGAAGAGACTTTTCTTATTTTGGAGAATTAGGTAAGAAAGGTTACGGCTATAATGTCGAAAGTTTGTTAGAATTTTTCAAAAGCAAAATCAGCGAGAGCGATACGATTAAAATCGGTTTGGTCGGAGTGGGGAATTTAGGTAAAGCATTGCTTTCATATAATTTTTCTATCCATGATGAAATGGTTATTACCGAAGCTTTTGATATTCGTGATGATATCGTCGGTACAAAAGTTGGTAAAGTCATCGTAAATAAAATGGAAGACTTGCAATCAATTTTGAAAAGTGCAGAATTGGATGTAGTTATTTTAACAACTCCAGGAAGTGCAGCCCAAGAAGCTGCAGATCAAATTGTGGATAGCGGCGTGAAAGGTATTTTGAATTTTACACCAACGCGAATTAATGTACCAGACGATGTCTCTGTTCATCAGATTGATCTAGGTATTGAGCTGCAATCGCTTTTATTCTTTATGAACAATCTTCGAAACAGCAATTAA
- a CDS encoding SdrH family protein: protein MKINHILKNATYSIVAAGFFFPCVSLNVLAAESKDVEQSNQTSTQQVENAEQAQQTSNQNTNDIKNQNTTDQSQAEKGQSEKNTDNNNESNQSSGTQSNIDNTPGDNTNSDNNNESTTGNSDNPANQTNGESSSMNNTSQNATDSSDSTDSSNSSDNDTDSNDNSTSNPDANDQNNPGTNTGESNTDNGDTSENTDNQTNSSGGQTNTENNSGSQENSNGQNSAPNEKPDNNPNNSNTNSSESTPSDSQNGGDNTNPSDNKNEQGSGNVIPQIGKDTSKGEDSKDQNTSPEKDTNQPSTKPNNSKDTNKNDTKEGSNSGQESPDSSSGRTKPKDSTQNYPGQKSQYPGNTPQQNINRNDTNRGNGNNNKGTETQSIRKWNDSHVSNKSGMNPRNNDKSANTAPSWKGNIYNNLTRTDTESSDEKTNKPSQYLVPFTTMNLAEERFGHLIQGSFKYNPFVVNQISRMSEDGNTSEQDINKVLERNNFASNRELNNLQENTGYFKYQYFNPLDAQQYYDNLDVQVLGLITGDIGSMPDLKQTKKSADFEVGSTNHAKDYTEKIDKREKDSKTTETESDDSSKSHPRIIGTLLAAFGAAFIWFIILMIMKKRKKQENEEE from the coding sequence ATGAAAATCAATCATATATTAAAAAATGCTACTTATTCTATTGTGGCAGCAGGATTTTTCTTTCCTTGTGTTTCATTGAATGTATTAGCTGCAGAATCAAAAGATGTAGAACAAAGTAATCAAACAAGTACGCAGCAAGTTGAAAATGCTGAACAGGCACAACAAACTTCTAATCAAAATACAAATGATATAAAAAATCAAAACACTACTGATCAGTCTCAAGCAGAAAAAGGTCAGTCAGAAAAAAATACAGATAATAATAATGAAAGTAATCAGAGTTCTGGAACGCAGAGTAACATAGATAATACTCCCGGGGATAATACAAATTCAGATAATAACAATGAGTCGACTACCGGAAACTCTGATAATCCAGCAAATCAAACTAACGGTGAGTCTAGTTCTATGAATAACACGAGTCAAAATGCAACAGATAGTTCAGATAGTACAGATTCATCAAATAGCTCAGATAACGATACAGACAGCAATGATAATAGTACTTCAAACCCAGATGCAAATGATCAAAACAACCCAGGAACAAATACTGGAGAATCAAACACTGATAATGGGGACACTTCAGAAAATACAGATAATCAAACCAACAGTTCTGGAGGACAAACTAATACAGAAAATAATAGTGGCTCTCAAGAAAATTCAAATGGCCAAAATTCGGCGCCTAATGAGAAGCCTGATAACAATCCAAACAATAGCAATACAAATAGTTCAGAATCTACTCCAAGTGATTCTCAAAATGGCGGAGACAATACTAACCCTTCGGATAATAAAAATGAACAGGGTTCAGGAAATGTTATACCGCAAATAGGTAAAGATACTTCAAAAGGTGAAGATTCAAAAGACCAAAATACATCACCGGAAAAAGATACTAACCAGCCATCAACAAAACCGAATAATAGTAAAGATACTAACAAAAATGATACCAAAGAAGGTTCAAATTCAGGTCAAGAGTCACCTGATTCGTCTAGTGGCAGAACTAAACCAAAAGATAGCACCCAAAATTATCCAGGTCAGAAATCACAGTACCCCGGAAATACGCCTCAACAAAATATTAATAGAAATGATACTAATAGGGGTAATGGTAACAATAATAAGGGAACTGAAACACAATCAATTCGTAAGTGGAATGATTCTCATGTTTCAAACAAAAGCGGTATGAACCCGAGAAATAATGACAAAAGCGCTAATACAGCACCTTCTTGGAAAGGCAATATATATAACAATCTGACTCGAACAGATACGGAGAGTTCAGATGAGAAAACAAATAAACCAAGCCAATATCTTGTACCTTTTACAACGATGAATTTAGCAGAAGAGCGTTTCGGTCATCTTATTCAAGGTTCATTTAAATATAATCCGTTTGTAGTTAATCAAATAAGTCGAATGAGTGAAGATGGTAACACTTCTGAACAAGATATTAATAAAGTTTTAGAACGCAATAATTTTGCAAGTAATCGAGAGTTAAATAATCTGCAAGAAAACACAGGTTATTTTAAATACCAGTACTTTAATCCGCTTGATGCACAGCAATACTATGATAATTTAGACGTACAAGTCTTGGGATTGATAACAGGTGATATTGGTTCAATGCCAGATTTGAAGCAAACGAAAAAAAGCGCAGACTTTGAAGTAGGGTCAACAAATCATGCAAAAGATTACACAGAAAAGATTGATAAAAGAGAAAAAGATTCAAAAACTACAGAAACAGAAAGCGACGATAGCAGCAAAAGTCATCCTCGTATAATCGGAACACTGCTAGCTGCATTTGGTGCTGCTTTTATATGGTTTATTATTTTAATGATCATGAAGAAAAGAAAAAAACAAGAAAATGAAGAGGAATAG
- a CDS encoding YeeE/YedE family protein produces the protein MIWMILSGLIVGGLLGFVMQRTRFCLAGGFRDMYVQKNNKMFYALLIAISVQAIGLLAFTAIIGKPLDNGTFPIVGTVIGSFIFGVGIVLAGGCATGTYYRAGEGLIGSWLALISYAIFSAITKAGLLKPVMEKLNSKTNVNADMSTSTGIPAWIFVIGLVAVTGYLVVRTLRKPKPKIAIPKLKQRYTGIRHFFFEKKFHPFVAAIAVGLIALLAWPMSYSTGREGGLGITTPSSNLVQFILSGKTSFLDWGVFLVLGIFIGSYIAAKGSREFAWRLPDKKTLRNSVIGGAFMGFGASVAGGCSIGNGLVATAALSWQGWIALAAMILGTRFMSYFLFVKPMKAMQKSSKQNAARPAAQS, from the coding sequence ATGATCTGGATGATTTTAAGCGGTCTTATTGTTGGCGGCTTGCTTGGTTTTGTAATGCAGCGAACTCGGTTTTGCTTAGCAGGCGGATTTCGTGATATGTATGTTCAAAAAAACAATAAAATGTTTTATGCCTTATTAATTGCTATTTCTGTACAAGCTATCGGCTTATTAGCATTTACTGCTATTATCGGAAAACCTTTAGATAACGGGACTTTCCCTATAGTAGGCACAGTAATCGGTTCATTTATTTTTGGTGTAGGCATTGTACTCGCAGGCGGTTGTGCCACTGGTACGTACTACAGAGCTGGAGAAGGATTAATAGGAAGTTGGCTTGCTTTAATTTCTTATGCTATCTTCTCAGCTATTACAAAAGCAGGTTTGCTTAAACCTGTGATGGAAAAATTGAATTCAAAAACGAATGTTAATGCAGATATGTCTACGAGCACAGGAATTCCTGCATGGATATTTGTAATCGGACTCGTAGCAGTTACAGGTTATCTTGTTGTAAGAACATTACGCAAACCTAAACCTAAAATTGCAATTCCAAAGTTAAAACAACGTTATACAGGGATTCGTCATTTCTTCTTCGAGAAGAAATTCCATCCTTTTGTTGCAGCAATCGCAGTAGGTTTAATCGCATTACTTGCTTGGCCAATGAGTTATTCAACAGGCCGAGAAGGAGGACTTGGTATTACTACCCCTTCTTCAAATCTAGTACAGTTTATTTTATCTGGTAAAACATCATTTTTAGATTGGGGCGTATTCTTAGTTCTCGGTATCTTTATCGGATCTTATATTGCTGCAAAAGGCTCTAGAGAATTCGCTTGGAGACTACCTGATAAAAAGACACTTCGTAATAGTGTTATCGGCGGTGCTTTTATGGGATTTGGTGCCTCAGTAGCTGGTGGTTGTTCAATCGGAAACGGTTTAGTTGCAACAGCAGCACTTTCATGGCAAGGTTGGATTGCTTTAGCCGCTATGATTTTGGGTACAAGATTTATGAGTTACTTCTTATTTGTAAAACCTATGAAAGCAATGCAAAAATCATCTAAACAAAACGCAGCACGTCCAGCTGCACAATCATAA